Proteins from a single region of Apium graveolens cultivar Ventura chromosome 7, ASM990537v1, whole genome shotgun sequence:
- the LOC141671075 gene encoding glycerol-3-phosphate acyltransferase, chloroplastic-like: MAMQILSTSPSPTLLSRKLTRFSYLPPLPTHLHSLRSHFRRRPSLAVAFCSSQVARGVVELVADTQLSPTSLSPSRTFLDARTGEELLTGIQREVEAGKLPISIARGMEELYQNYKDAVLQSGDPDAEEIVLSNMAIVLNRIFMVVKDAFVFSPYHKAIREPFDYYMFAQDYIRPLINFGNSYVGNISLFNQMEENLRQGDNIILISNHQTEADPAVIALLLESTHPCIGEGVTYIAGDRVVTDPLCKPFSMGRNLLCVYSKKHMYDDPKLVDIKRRANTRSLKEMAQLLRSGSKIIWIAPSGGRDRPDPATKEWFPAPFDASAVDNMRRLMEHAGCPGHIYPVALLCHDIMPPPAKVEKEIGERRMIAFHGTGLSIAPPINFDEISDDCGNPEEAKLAYSQALYDSVNQQYNVLRSAIHGKQGLEASTAAISLSQPWQ; the protein is encoded by the exons aTGGCAATGCAAATTCTCTCTACTTCACCTTCTCCCACACTTCTCTCCCGGAAATTAACTAGGTTTTCGTATCTTCCACCGCTTCCGACTCACTTACACTCTCTCCGATCGCATTTCCGGCGACGACCGTCGCTCGCAGTGGCCTTTTGTTCGTCTCAGGTGGCGCGAGGCGTCGTTGAACTGGTTGCTGATACGCAATTGTCTCCTACATCGCTCTCGCCATCTCGCACATTTCTCGATGCTCGCACTGGTGAAG AACTACTCACTGGAATTCAAAGAGAGGTGGAAGCTGGAAAGTTACCCATATCTATTGCTCGTGGAATGGAGGAGTTGTACCAGAATTATAAAGACGCG GTTTTGCAAAGTGGAGATCCCGACGCAGAAGAGATTGTTTTGTCTAACATGGCTATTGTTTTGAATCGTATCTTCATGGTTGTGAAG GATGCCTTTGTCTTCTCACCGTATCACAAGGCCATTCGAGAACCTTTTGACTACTACATGTTTGCTCAAGACTATATCCGGCCTCTGATAAATTTTGG GAATTCATATGTTGGAAATATCTCTCTTTTCAACCAAATGGAGGAAAATCTTCGGCAG GGCGACAACATAATCTTAATTTCCAACCATCAAACTGAAGCAGATCCGGCTGTAATCGCGTTGCTTCTCGAATCAACACATCCTTGTATTGGAGAGGGCGTG ACCTATATAGCCGGAGATAGAGTTGTAACAGATCCTCTTTGCAAGCCATTTAGCATGGGAAG GAATCTCTTGTGCGTGTATTCAAAGAAGCACATGTATGATGATCCAAAGCTTGTAGATATTAAAAGGAGAGCAAATACAAGGAGTTTAAAGGAGATGGCTCAGTTATTGAG GAGTGGATCAAAAATCATATGGATTGCACCAAGTGGCGGACGTGACCGTCCTGATCCTGCCACGAAAGAATGGTTTCCA GCACCCTTTGATGCTTCTGCAGTAGATAACATGAGAAGGCTTATGGAGCATGCTGGTTGTCCTGGTCATATATATCCAGTAGCTCTTCTGTGCCATGATATTATGCCTCCTCCAGCCAAG GTTGAAAAAGAAATTGGAGAGAGACGAATGATCGCTTTTCATGGGACCGGATTGTCAATTGCACCCCCAATAAATTTCGATGAAATTAGTGATGACTGTGGGAACCCTGAAGAG GCTAAACTGGCATATTCACAAGCTCTTTATGACTCTGTCAATCAGCAATATAATGTGTTAAGATCGGCTATACATGGGAAACAAGGTCTAGAGGCATCAACTGCTGCAATTTCATTGTCACAACCATGGCAATAG